The Dasypus novemcinctus isolate mDasNov1 chromosome 13, mDasNov1.1.hap2, whole genome shotgun sequence genome segment aatatttgacaGTGTATTCTCTGGAATATAGTCCATGATCTATCTCTTTCTTACATTTGTTTCCAGGTAGTgattatgacagagatttcctagGGATTTAGGACCTaagtaaaataaacaaagcaCTACAAgtaacacctttcacagtctcaGCAGAGTAGCACTGCTCTGGCTGGTGTCCTTCTTCAGAGTTTAGCTCTTTTGTTAAAGTCAGCAGAGGAGTATGTAAAGTGTAGTTTCCACTTGTCTTCTCTGAACCGGTGTCTTGCCATGGGCTTGTGATTTTATTTGGCCATAGGAATTCCCTCGGTTATAGGAATTTTAATGTGCCCACTAATTCCTATGAAATATACTCTCTCCCAATCCTGGATGCCCTATTGTATGACATAAAGTAGATAATCTTTTGCCTCAGCCTGTTTTGACTTGATTGCTTTCCATAACCTGCTTCTGTCTGCAGTGAAGTGCTGGGAGGGCCAGCCAAAGAAtaatttcctggttcagtctcaTTCACTCTGGCAGGCTAGTCAGGCACCCCAGAATATACATAGGGATCACTCTGCCACCCCTGGAACAGGACCAAGGATCCACAATGGGGCACAGGAGGACTGCACACCATTCTgtgaggggtggggaaagggccAGCAAGGCATCATGAGTTTCCCCTACCATTTTATAACCTGTATTTGCCCAATTTCTCACTTGCCTAATTGCTACACTTCAGCTGTTTTTATTATGTATGTATAATTCTAAGAAAGATGACTTTGTTAGTCTTTGCTATTTGTTCAAAGTTCCTGTGGATCAGCACACCCTAGAACATTTTATTATACTACCTTCTTGGTCAACTGGAAACCCATACCTGAGGCAACCCGATTCTGGGCATGCCATTCCTTCTAGAtatgatttttttacattttgtaaaatttaATGAGAAACAAATTCAATAAGAGAATAACATTCAAAAGGAAAGATAACCCAGTGGAGAAATATGCTGCTAGCAACAATATCTCCAAGGAAGCAGAAAGGAAATTAAGGTGTGTATATAGAGAAAGGATGTAATACAAACCATATGCTTTAGTGGTAATGATCATTACTTCCTGAGTCTCAGAAATTACTTCTAATATGGACtacaatcttaaaaaagaacaaaattcctGCTGCTTCCAAGTATTCAGTAATAtattatgtatacacacacacatgttccCACAAGACTGATCTTTTTCTAAGTTAGAGAGGAACAACATATTGGATCTATAATTTATTTAAGCAATTAACTCATCTCAAAGAGTCAATGTGTGTTTAATGAATTGGCCTCAAgtttaaacctttaaaaaatgccTTCATTTTTATATGTGAAAGTGTGCTGATCCAAATGAAGATACCTCTTACACCATGATCTTCCCAGACTGCTGGGAGGACTATGTTATCATTATATGAGCAGAAAGTTTCTTATAATTAATCCTTAGAGAAACTGACTTTTTTATACTATGTCTTCTCTTAGTTACACTTAAATTTAAATGGCCATTTAAGTTCTTTCTGATGATTTCTAGTAATACACATCCTTGCAAAATTATTTAAGTAATCTACATCCATGTGTCATCAACAACATTTATTTTGGATATGGGTCAAAAAAATTGTTCAACCAAAATTGAATGCAAATCAATCAGGTATTTTGCCATTTTAGCTCTAAGCtttaatcaaaattatttttgtttcccaAAGATTTTTAACAGATActataattcaataaattaaaCCAGTTTTATTTGAGTTTCCAATGAAAATTgctagaaaataaaagttttgcTCTAGGAGAGTTTTCATTTAAAGTTATCTAAACATTGACCACTGGATGAAAATGAAGCAAGGTGGAGACTtggaagtcatttttaaaaaaataaattttattcatggttactataatttacatttaagCATAGTTACTGGTAAACAAATAACCTATGTGAtgctgtttaaaaattattttatggatATATCATTAATCTTAAACAATAACTGGGAAAAACTCTAGTTTTACTGTATATGTATTGGTTCTAGATTACCTTGATTGCTATTACAAAGTTATGTAGTATTCTTGCATTTTGTTTTACTGTttgtcatgaaaaaaaaattcattagaaTCACAAAAGAATAGTTTCCTTAACTAAGGTACAAAGGCTTCAGTTTTATGGTAAATGAAATGAgccccaaatatttaaaaaattggggTTGAGTTACAATTTCATCCAGGTCTCTGATTTCACACACAAGGCTGTCTCCCCTACAGACCATTGCTTCAGGATgtttaattgtcctttttttcagACAATTAGAAGCTTGGGAAATCTAGCTCTGATAATGCTCATTTCTCATAATGAAATGGAACACCTTTGAATTATATTGCCTGAGGACCTCTGGGAGATTGTGGTTAGCCTGCCTCCATAAATTCAGCAGTTTTGCCTTTCACCATCCAATAAAAGTTTTTGGGTCTTTTTTATGTCTAAATACAGgggaaacccaaaattctaccttatTATTGTAAGGCAATGCCATATTAGTCATATATTCTCCTGGAACATAAATTGTAATTTCAATTAACATCAATATGATTCATCTTTTGAAGGAAAAGTAGCCAAAAATAAGCTGCAATATATCTGGTATAGTCCATTTGTGAAATCAGTTATGACTTTTAAGAGATAATCTTCTTTTGCCTTTTtggttaatgaagaaaatttgaattttaatgTTATGCACTGAAATTGCATTAATAAGCAttagaaaacaaaagcaagactACTGAATTGAATCGACTAGAAGAAATTGATGAGTAGTAACAAAGAAATGAGGGTATTGTGTATTTCTTACTAAGGAATTAAGGTAAGAAGTGGGATGCCCCATATTGTCCTAAGGTCTTAGAGCCCTAACCAGCACAGTCAGCACAGTTCagtttatatattattttccagTATAGCTATTAGCAGTGcatcttttcattttccaaagTGTTTCAGCTCAGAAAAAGACTGTGTTCACCTTAACTGGAAGCCTGTTTCCTGATATGATTTCAGGAGGCCACCTAATCATGATGGGTTCATGTCTCTTCTAGGTGCAGATATTTTATCCACAGATGGTCAGTTCACCCAAACCAGATCTATAAATCCCTCCCCTGTACTTCTCCAAAGTATAATGGAGAATCAGAGTCAGTTTCCTTTCTTTGGCATCAGTTGTAAGGGACTAATGCCACATCCGTCACTGGAGGTATTCTTCCCTATGGATGGAAAACATTTCACcccagagagaaagaagccaagaaGCAGAGATGCAGGGAAGAGGAATTTGATTTAAGTGCTGGTCAACATGGAGGCCTGTGTTTTGCTTACTGAATTCCTTGTAGGAGTCTCTGAGCCATCAAAATACTTTCTTTCCCCTGACTGATTTAGAATTGAGTTTTGTCACTTGCAGCAGCCCTCCAATACAGATTTTGGTTACTAAAATCAATGTACTGCAAGTGATATGCCCAAAATAATGGATCTAGCAATATTTTTATGCTACAAGATTGTGAGGATTTTCAGACTGGGCAGCTGGCCACTTTTAATATGGAGATGTAGAGAAATTCATTAAAttatcttcttttgttttttatttttcagtgaatTCTGAGCTTTTGGGAAATTCACTAGGAAAGTTTTAGTACATCACAGTGGTTTGAATAAATCTTGTGCCCTTCAGTGGGGAGGGAATCAGGTTGGGAAAGTAATTATTCAAACAGGCAAACCTGAaaaaaagggagcagaaggaagacTGGGAAACAGCATCATTATGGAAAGCCATTTATTCTCATAGATAGTTTATCATTCATGGTGGGCAGCTTCATATACCTTTGGAACTGTACAGTTAATCTACAACTCTGAAATCCTAGAAGCTATAGCAAAGTGTGGGAAAATCCAGTAATTGTTCCACTCAACTTCTGACTGTGTATCTTCTAAATCACAAAGTCAAGATGGCTCCATTTAAAAGCATACACCAACTCTGATACAAACCTGTGAACAATATAccatgaaaatatatttgtatctGCCCTGCCTCACTCAGCAAAACAATTATTACCACATATCTCACTATGccaaccaatttttttttaacaacactTAGAGGCCAGACAGAGGCTGAGATCCATTTATAGAAGCTGAGATTAAGGGATTATGTATAACCCTGGGTGTGGTGACATGAACTCAAAGTACAGTGATGAAGtgcaatggaaaaaataaacaacttcTCTGAAGTTTCTATTTAGCAAAGTAATCCCCCTTCCAACCAAATCCTCAACAAGAAAATGAACTATATCCAAGTAATATTAGAATGAACTGTTTGATCAGGAAACACGAAGCCAGGTGTGCCAGCATGTTGGCTGCAGCTGAAAACCAAAAAGGAAGCATATTTTGCAGGGTTGAGTTCCTTTGCTAAAGTTTCCTTGCAAAATACTTTTTCTAAAATGTACTGGAGGAAGGATTATGGGAATATGGAAATAGACTAACAGGCAGAACTGAATGCTCTCATAAAAACCATGGTGAAAGAGCCAGAatctgtccaagggacctgctttgggggtcagcagaccaggacagtgctgcacaactctCAGGAGGGTGAGTGACATACAGATGAAAGAACTGAAATGACAAATATGAGTTACCAAGTCCCCATGGAGGCCAGGAAggtctcctctcccccaccccaagatattaagctgtgGTGAAACAACTGGTTCATCACagctgagaggggagcagacatgttcctccctgtcagctgttttaaGGGAAAAGGGATGGGAGATTAGGGGTGttttcttcagtaaattcagctagcagagccctctttgaatccctatctggagattcaacacatggaaataggaaagctgagactgaaacaccttcATAAAAAGGTGTGCTACTAGTGCCATCTCCTGGTAAGTCTGGGAAATGCATAGACAAAAACTGTTTGACCTTTCTATAGCCAACCCTTGGGAGAAAATCAATGCCCCACTGGTGAGTACATGGCCTGATTTaagaaaacttaagctgggcaatttaaaaactgagaataagttgaaccaaatattaaggaagagctatgaaaaaaaacaataggcaagagagagaaattagccatcagagtaactTCACCAATATATTTGGATGCCTGCAAATCAACaagaaattacaagccatactaggaaatatacatggccCAGTCacaagaacaaaccaaatatcctgatgagatacaagGCTTAGTACAATTAAGCAATAATAATTATACAACTCTTTTAAatcacttcaaataatttaaagaaaatatgactaaagaaataaaagatattcagaagacactgggagagcatgaagaacaatttgaaagtctgcaaggaaaattaaaagaccttatgggaatgaaagacatggtggGCGcgattaaaaattcattaaaggcacataagagatttgaattgcttgaagacagaattcatgattttgaagacaatgtctgaactggaaaagaaaggagaatagaaaaagaagagaatggaaaaaaatggaagagtctcaggaaattgaatgacaaaataacacataaatatttgcattattagtgtcccagaaggagaagagaatggaaaggggacagaaggaatatttgagaaactaatgaccaaaaacttcccaaatcttatgaaggacatagatatgactatccaagaaggacaatgcaccccaaacagaataaacctgaatagacttaccctgagacacctaGTATTCAGAATATCAAATATCATGGAtatagagaggattctgaaagcagcaagaggaaagcaaagcatcacatacaaaggaaacatgataagattaagtgccaacctctcatcagaaaccatggaggagagaagaaagtgttatgctgtatttaaggtactgaaagagaaaaactgcaagccaagagctctgtatctagcaaagcagtccttcaaaaatgagacagtggccactggaggtgctgaaggcagaaagagggaaaataaggTGTAATATAGGGGGCAGTTTGGAGGCTTGGAATTGTccagaatgacattgcaatgacagacacaggccatatatatcctgccataacttacagaatgtAAGTTGAAGTGGAAGagaatgaaaactacaatgtaaactataatccatgcttagtggccatgcttcaacatgtgttcatcaattggaatgaatgtaccacactaatgaaagaagttgttaatgtggggaaaagtgggaggtatggggagtgggacatacaggaattcattatatttttatgtaacattttaagtaatctaaatatctttttaaaaaataaaaaatattaaaactaataaaaataaaataaatacgttttaaaaaatggtgagttcaaaatcttcagaCAAAAAGTGATAGAATATTTTActaaagaccagatttgcaagagatctGAAGCTTCAtaggaaaaaacaaaggcaagagacttggagatagtttaaaaatgaagattattaggaagggtaaagcATAAGACAGATATTAGAGTGATATGACAGTAGAGAagagaaggacaaaatggatgaagtaatgcctttacagtagtaatgctgaatgttaatggattgaactccccaatcaaaaaacatagactgatagaatggataaaaaaatatgagccagttatatgctgtctacaatagACCCACCTGAGATGTAAGGTTAatagtgaaaggctagaaaaaggtATTTCAAagaaatactaaccaaaaaataGCTGAGgaagaccagataaatgtaaaataacaacattatcatatatgaacaataattactcagtgcagtggcaaattgttcctgttctctaattctgtaattatttttcatGCAAAATGAACACTTGCTTTTAATAGGGAAGGGCTAGAAAAGAGTTAAATtcttggatacttcatttttttttaacctttttaaaaatactttttaattaaaataatctatctggatcaataatgattttgCATGACTACTATTGAAaaagatttttagtttttctgcctTATAAAACTATGAATTGGCAAGTTATTtgtgtaattcattccaataagatgtgaagaattcccaaataggaatttggttATCTAGAAAAAATTTTgtcctaaatggaaattaaataactaaaccaataatttatttcattcttaaagaTTATGTCCAATTGTttgagctgtaatataaaaattagaattatgttataattaatttgttttatttgaatTACTATTTGCATTTATAAACATTTGTTGCTATGCTACTGCTatccatttttataattgattatataaaATCTATCCTGGCTTTgcactctcatttaaaatttgtaatttccttcaatccttttttctatttattttacaattttataataaaggattttttaacTGTTAAAATTAGCCATTTGATTTTACACTTAGGATAGATCATATAATATGTGAACATACCTCAATAAACCTgcttaataagcaaataaatgattGTGCAaaagtagccagaaatagcagctatgtatagcacgGGAAGCAGAAATGGAGAGGTGAGCAAtgttcttatttgtttgtttgttgtttattattatttattattgaaataatgaaaatgttttaataatgattgaagtgatgaacacacaactatgtgattataccaaataccattgattgtacacttgggatAAATCATgtgcttattaatatgtatcagtaaaattgacttgtttaaaaattttacctGGAGGACATGGGAGAAGAATACTTAGAAAAGGCTAAATCGGGGACATCCAGGTTAACTGACtgagaaaacactttttctgaAGGCCAATGGTCAATAAATTAATATGACAATTTCTCTTATTGGCCTTATTTTTCCTATATTGCAGTAGTATATGAATATAATGTGGAACACTAtattgcttccattttttccctcaaCTAAATGGGTACAAATTATTCTTCCTATATCACACaatatgtattttgaaaatttacATTATTTGATTCAAAGATGGTAGAACTCAAGATATGTATCTGGGCATCTCCAATAAGAAAGAGTATCATCTAGTATGCCTTGTTTGGAACAGGAAGTCATGTGGAATGCTTTTCTATTCTCTCACTGGCAGGTTGACCAGAAGATAAGATATGCCACTGGAAAGTATTTCTTTACAACTGTCTTTTCATAACCCCATTTTATTCTCAAAAGGAGCCCAAATTTGTCAATATTGCATGCTTTCCTTATCTACTGTGAAAAGGATAGATGAAATATATGGCAGTGTAAGTGATAATATGATTATATAAATCAGTGGTGGATTTATTGTATGGAGGTAAGGAAGAGAAGACAATTGAGGTTTTCTTTAGCACACATCTGTTTTATGCATGACAAGGAAATCTCTTCTCCTAGAAATTAGTTCCTCTCAAAACTGTACAAAAACTTGATTGGTCCTGGTATGATCGTATAGCTAATGTCAGATAAGGAAATTTTCTGGGTCATTGcaaatttgaattaaatcaacCTCAATTCATTGATAATATCATTATAAAACTCAGGATTTCCCTTCATTGTGTTACTACATGTGAGCAAAATCAGTTTACCATGTATCTGAAGACGATATCAATGCATGAAGAAAGTTTAAACAGAAGATGGCAAAACATTCAAGTCACCAGTtatgtatttttggatttttatctaGTAATGGGTTTGAAATTCTTATGAGGTTAATGTTTTCCTGGAtatgaaaattataatttattgggaaaaataaaaactacataaatgttaaggtaaaataaaaatttaaaaggacaaTGATATAaggtttgatattgtttatttgACTTACATCTATTTCTAAAGTGATGAAATTAATAGTAAGATATGTATCAAGTTCATTGGAGAAGTCTTTCTTTCTAGCTGGATGAGAATAAGTACTTCATGTAGTAGATGATGCTTGAATTGACAtaaaagggaaatgcaaatgttaAAGAGCAAAGTGTATGGAAAAGTGTCATTCATAAATATAtctaaatttaataagaaaaataatgattttaataataattgCCACTAAgagctaattttaaaaagaactcaaCTTATTCATTGATTACATTTcattgtgtgtgagtgtgtaagaGAGTTTGTgtttatgtgcatatgtgtgcacTTCTTTACAAATCTGATACATATCAACTCAACCAACAATGTACAAAAATATGGACTTCATTACTACTCTACTATTGTTTTGTCTTCACTTAACCAACAGCACAATCACCATATCAATTAAGTGTCACTATCAAAACCAAgagtaatttatttaatatttattcatgaaTTTTAAGAATAAGAAGCATGTGAGCCCAGTTTGACTACATTCTTATGACAGGACATAATATGATGACTTAGCATAGACATACTGCCATTTATTGTATCAATTGCTGAACTCATTCTCTAAAAGACCGATAATTCTCAGGTCTGGAATGATTCCCAATGATTCCCTCACAAGGATTTCATCCACTTGATGAAACCCTGACTCTTAGTTAAGGTGTCCTTCAGTGCATTTTTCATGGTTTCATTTTGTAGACTGAAGATGAAGGGATTCAGGAGAGGTGTGATCACACTGGAGAAGATAAAGAGTATCTTGTTGAGGTGGAGGCTGCTCTTTTGTGATGGGCGAACATACACAAAGATAGAGACCCCATAGCCCATGGAGACTACAGTGAAGTGAGAGGCACAGGTGGCAAAGGCTTTGCATTGCCCTTGTCCTGAAGGTATCTTCAGAATGGTGGAGATGATATAAGCATAGGAGACTACTGTGAGTGACAGGGAGCTGATGAGCAGGACAAGGGAACTGAGGAAATCCAATAGTTCAATGGTATGTATGTCAGCACAAGCCAAGTGGAGGAGGGGAGCActgtcacagaaaaagtgatcaATTTTATTGGGGCCACAGTATGGCAGCCTTGCCCTATAGATGGTGGTTGGGAGAATAAGGAGAAAGCTGCTTACCCAGGAGAGTATTATGAGACGGACACAGAATGAACTGGTCATAATCATAGAGTACTGAAGGGGGTTGCAAATGGCCACATAACGGTCATAGGACATGATGGCAAAAAGGATGAACTCAGTGCATccagagaggaagaagaaatagaactgGGCAAGACATCCATTAATTGAGATGCTCTTTTTCTCTAACAGAAAGCCTGCCAGCATCTTGGGAACAACACACGTGGTGGTTAATATTTCACTGAAAGAGAGATTgctaaggaaaaaatacataggggATTGGAGCCTATAATCCAGAAGAATCAGGGTAATTATGAGGGTGTTTCCAAGGACAGTCACCAAGTAagccaataaaaaaatgaagaacagGATACCCCCAATGACCCTGGTGGTAGGTATCCCAATAAAATTAATCTCTGTCACCATCGTCCAATTGCCTCTCTCCATGCCGTATGGGAATCTCCTCTCGCAAGAGAACCAAGGAAGGAAAGAGCAAACTGCAGGACTCATTAAAGCAGAATCATCTAAGATAAAAGAAGTtaggtaattttatttatttgagaaattaGCTACATGAATGAAAAATACAGCTATtataacatttttctaaattctagaaaaaatatgaaaatcaatgtTCCTAATAATTAAGACATGTAAGAATTGAATTCCATAAGTTTTTTCTAGTCCTTACATCTCTATTTCATAACCCAAATGATAAGGCAATAATTACCATATACTCATATcttgtcaataaatatttatcattaagATTATTTGAAGAAAACTGCTTTAAACCAATATAAGCAACAAATAGATTCATTTCAATAGTTaagaataatttaatttttaactgaTTTTACTTCAGGCATCTGGTTTACACAAAATATTGAATATATTACCAGGTAATGCAAGTCTTAATTTTGTAGGGCAAAGACAAACTGAATACTACCTCTATGTCTTCATGTTTAATTACTGAGTAAATAGTATACCTCAACCAATATTAGCCACTAGAAATGAATTTGCTAATCATCTTTTAGATATTTAATGTGGTTGTCTCCAGAGAATCTTAAATTTTACTAAtatgttctttaaattttatgGTAATCCATGGAATTTTATCTATTAGTGGAGATCTTTTAAatagtaaatgaatgaaaagttaaaggaaatatatttctatagtatacatttttttaaaattttgagatttcTTGGAACAAATTTTTAGAATAAATGATTTTAGACTGGCCCAATAAATGTGTAGTTGCATTAGCCAGAAATGTTTGAGAAAATACTTCCCTTCATAGAGTGATAGCTCTTACGTTATATAATTAGATTGATAGTGTCAGTGGACAGAGAAAATTCCAAATTTGAAGATGTCATAATAAAGACTTATCATAAATGAAAGCAAGCACTTACCAGTAATATGCCATTTTGGTAGGAAAAAATATCTAAAGAGATCATCTAGCCAAAGAAAACTTGGGAAGAGCAGTAATCAGTTACATCAAGACAAACACACAAATTGATTAAGCTCAACTAGTTTAAGTatgagaca includes the following:
- the LOC131280828 gene encoding olfactory receptor 6M1-like, with the translated sequence MSYDRYVAICNPLQYSMIMTSSFCVRLIILSWVSSFLLILPTTIYRARLPYCGPNKIDHFFCDSAPLLHLACADIHTIELLDFLSSLVLLISSLSLTVVSYAYIISTILKIPSGQGQCKAFATCASHFTVVSMGYGVSIFVYVRPSQKSSLHLNKILFIFSSVITPLLNPFIFSLQNETMKNALKDTLTKSQGFIKWMKSL